The Sesamum indicum cultivar Zhongzhi No. 13 linkage group LG6, S_indicum_v1.0, whole genome shotgun sequence genomic interval TTGCACTTTggcacttaatttttttttattagattttacCATTCAAAGTAGATGATTTTTTCACATGCACATAGGAATTTTAAGGGCAACGTGATGCCTATATTACCAAAATTCTTACAAATTTACAATCAGTTAATGATACTCTTAGTAACTGTTGTACGGCGCCAAAGTGCACGTAACCACTTTCAAGTGAAATTTTCCATCAAGAAAATGACCTGAGATGATTATGTGTAAGAGTTGTGTATGTGGTTTTGATGATACAGTGTAACAAACAAAAGTTTAGGTGACAAAGTgaccatattttttaataattcatgaaaattACTGAACTTTGCAGATGATGTATGAGAGCATGAAAATGAAAGTGGAGGGCGCAGTTGAGGAAGGGAAAGTAAAGGAGGAGTATATTTGTAGTGAAGAAGAAGGCCAAGTTCTGTCCCAATATCGCATTAAAGATTTCAGTCCCCAGAACCATCCCTCTGTTATTCAGGTCTCTCTTCACAAGTAACTTCACCATGTTGTGTCAAATATTACtccattttaataatttggtaGTGCAGATTTTGTTGAATTCCAAAACAGACGTAGACAGCACAGGTGCTGCTATGCCCAATCTCATATATGTCTCCCGAGAGAAAAGCAAGAGCGTCCCACATCATTTCAAGGCTGGCGCTCTCAATGTTCTggtaatactaatattaatgCTTTTAAGAAACATTTTTTCCTaggtaattacaattatcttctcaaaatttttgatataattattaatacttttaagGCAGATGCTCTCAATGTTCTTGGTATTGTTAgagtttcccttttatttcattttttattattgggaatatatattttagtacaaattctaattcaatgtttattttctaaatttttttttcaatttttattgaagcTTCGAGTATCGGCTAGCATGACCAACTCCCCAATTATCTTAACATTGGACTGCGACATGTACTCCAACGACCCGTTAACGGCTCAAAGAGTCTTATGCTACCTAACCAGTAGGTCGAATAGGCCCAACTGTGGGTACATCCAATTTCCACAACGTTATCATGGGCTTAACAAAGCTGATATATATGCTAGTGAGCACAAACGTTTGTTCCGAACCAATCCCATTGGCATGGATGGGCTAAATGGGACTAGTTATGTCGGCACCGGTTGCTTTTTTCGTCGTCGGGTGTTTTTTGGGGCACCGTTGTCGTATATAGAGCCTGAAAACCCAGAGCTCGCCCCGGAACACATTGTGGACAAGCCCATTAATGGTCAGGAAGTTTTAAGCTTGGCCCATCATGTTGCTGGTTGCAACTATGAGAACCGGAGCAATTGGGGTTCAAAGGTAAAACCACTTCAATCtcttttttaaactatatccATCTTATTAACTCATGACATGTAAGATAAGAATTTAGGTTCTTTTGTCCTAACTTGTGTTCGGAAATGCAGATGGGCTTTCGGTACGGGTCATTGGTAGAGGATTACTACACCGGCTATCGACTTCAATGTGAAGGATGGCAGTCCATATTCTGTGACCCTAGTAGGCCTGCATTTTTGGGTGATGTCCCAATCACTCTCATTGATGTCCTCAACCAGACTAAGAGGTGGTCCGTTGGGCTTCTAGAGGTGGGCTTCTCCAAGTACAGCCCGTTGACATTCGGTATCAGGGCAATGGGGGTCTTGATGGGCCAATCTTATGCACACTATGCATTTTGGCCCATATGGTCATTCCCAATCACTGTTTATGCCCTTCTCCCCTCATTGGCTCTTCTACGAGGAATTCCCATTTTTCCTAAGGTAAATGTACCTCAATTTGAATGCAATTTTACAAGGGATCACATTAGAAACAACCTTTTCCCACTAAGAGGATGGTCAAGAATGCTCTATATTGTTTGTACTAATAACGACTCCCCTCATTAGTTCATCGCCCCGCATAATTTGAATGTtgtttcttgatatatttgtcTGGTTTATTCAGGTATACGAAccatcatttttcttgtacATGTTTATGTTTCTCGGGGCCTATGGACAAGATTGTGTCGATTTCATCTTGACACAAGGAACATTCCAAAGATGGTGGAGTGATCAAAGAATGTGGCTCATAAGGGGACCTTCGTCTTTCGTCTTTGGAACAACAGAGTATGTAATGAAGCGTTTTGGTATGCCCACACACGGATTCAACGTAACCAGCAAAGTGATGGACGACGAGCCAAGCAAAAGGTACAATCAAGGAGTTTTCGAGTTTGGAGTTGCGTCCCCTATGTTCGTTCCGTTGGCAACGGCAGCAATCTTGAATTTGATGGCATTTCTTGGTGGATTGGTGGTTATTTTGAAGGAAAGAAGCTTTGGTAGTTTCTTCATACAAATGTTCATTGCTGGATTTGGAATCATGAATAGCTTGCCGTTCTATGAGGCCATGGTTTTGAGAAGAGATATAGGGAGGATGCCTACAAAGACAACATTCACTTCTACTCTTCTTGTAGGGCTACTATATGGGATTGCCTCTTTTGTACCAAAGATTTGAATTCCAAAGAGAtttgtgtatgtatatgtcaATTTTacttcaataatataaaatcattatttaaacTTATACGTGTAAGTATTACGTGTTACTGTATCTAGTATAATTGACGAGAGGTAATATGACGTCATGCTCTGCGAAACTACCTTTTTgctactttttttcttttaaaatttccatgcatcttttttttttcttcttctttcagaCATTATATCATTATCTTTTTTCAGCATCAATtgcttataatttaatattaatatattattttatatattttttattaactaataaatatttaatattttaaaaattacatacgTGCATAACATGTGCCACAACTTTACCTAATACACCGCCAGGgattatttcaaattacacCGCAACTTGCAGCTTTGCTACTTCCCTGTTGTCCtgttcatatatttcttccattgatgtttatttctattaggaaaaaatgcttatatgatattgtaaatgagtaaattattcctctatataaaaaagaatagtcATTTgtctttctgtattttttaaaatccatTAATTTGCTcccttatgttttttaaaatgaagcgaTTTACCTCATTAGATAGAGAGGtaagttgttttattttaaaaattacaggagatgtaaattattatgttttttatcATAAGagtataatttgttaatttgcaatattataaggggataaattgtatcTAACCCATTTCTATTAgtctacttttataatagtatgtgtatgtctttttttttgtttgttttgaaattatattgattttttagaaatattattgtacTAGGTCGAACCCGTGCTATGTACggttatataatatatatttaaaattaaataatctcttttataatatatagtgcTATAGATGAATCttttacacaaaataaaaatttttatttttaatggtAAAACGTCGTAGTTTTGACTAGATGGATCAACTTTTACGCATACATAAACGTATATGCCTTTCTCTATCACACACACTGAAATCTCTGTGAGTGCACCTCATCCTCTGTCATAGCAAGATACTTTGGGATTTTGCACCATACCTcctatcattattttttgaaaaattagtaatttatcttctatgatatgagaaatgagtaaaaaattttatgtgaataataaaatagcaaattagtccttttactttagaaaatgaagcaaattacccctattCAAATCGTTGATAGGGGAtgatttgctttattttttaaaacacaggggaataatttgcaatttcttttttcacgtGGAGTAGTTGCTCATTTCATGTATTATaggaaataaattgtatatttttttcacactCAGCCTTCCaacttttacatttttatccCTTTTACACATTTTGGAAAATCATAATAGAATATTGTGTTTGCTTGAAAATATGCATTTTTAGAGTGGGTAAAGCTGTAATTTGAGACCAGAATTTAGGGAAAAATCAAGAAGGTCTTCCCCTGTTCATCCACCTTCGTCATTTGCCATTGTCGGCCACTTTCCTTTTGTCTTCTTGATTTCCCCACAtatgacaaaaagaaaagaacccAAATTCCCCGCAtatgagaaaaagagagaggagagagaagaaataataacgataaactattaaaaaaaatatataggttcatattattcatttttataaatattattttctggTTGTTAGATATGAATCacgtaattatactaaatttattgatgattTTTGTAAAGAATCATAAATTAGATggcgtaaatataattatttcattaatatatgataacTCTAGTTATAATAGgattagtaaaaaatacacTCAAAAGTCAAAAGTTTCTACGGgcttatttatattaatactatttttttaaagaaaatgcGATATTACAGTTATTTTGCATGAAGTTCCAAAAATAGGCAAGTCGCCATTTCAAATAGCAACTCCAtcttttgttttgtcttttattaatttaggttAGAATGTGCAGCGGGATCCCCGCCGTACGATGCACCCGGATTCCCAGCACggccattttttttcaaagtaagattaataaattattattaattaaaataaattaaatataattatttttgttagatatatttaataatatgaaaaatcaaagttTAGTCACTTATTATTATAGTAGGAATAACACACTTATAATTCAGTAAATACAACATCCCATGTATAAGGAGAGAATCAAACCCATGACCTCTAAAATTATGAGGCCTTAGCTTCGCCGATGAATTAGACCTCATTAGTTTAAATTACCAATTCTAGTACtctgattttttgttttgtctttttttttttaaaaaaaatagattgccattattcttattttttaaaaaataaatacggTGGCACGTGGTATCTGTGTGTATAACTTTTAGTagtacttatattttattaaaacacataatttattcctttatattataatttatcattgtcTTATAATCTGACATACAAATATTGTCcagtaactttttttaatgcattatcattaattatccatatatattttactcaaattaaattaaaaattaatattttatttacaatatatgttatattgattagaatgatta includes:
- the LOC105165134 gene encoding cellulose synthase-like protein G3; the encoded protein is MNTATMPQPTPPLHSLRPLRRRHLNRLFAAVYASAILSLFYHHILKLLHSTTLVSFFMSFLLFVSDVVLAYMWSTTQAFRMNPVHRQVFPENLQKVLDRSDFPAMDIFICTADPFKEPPIDVVNTALSVMAYDYPTEKLSVYVSDDGGSELTMFAFMEAAKFGKQWVPFCRENNITDRCPDAFFTSNYALTPNTTEIKMMYESMKMKVEGAVEEGKVKEEYICSEEEGQVLSQYRIKDFSPQNHPSVIQILLNSKTDVDSTGAAMPNLIYVSREKSKSVPHHFKAGALNVLLRVSASMTNSPIILTLDCDMYSNDPLTAQRVLCYLTSRSNRPNCGYIQFPQRYHGLNKADIYASEHKRLFRTNPIGMDGLNGTSYVGTGCFFRRRVFFGAPLSYIEPENPELAPEHIVDKPINGQEVLSLAHHVAGCNYENRSNWGSKMGFRYGSLVEDYYTGYRLQCEGWQSIFCDPSRPAFLGDVPITLIDVLNQTKRWSVGLLEVGFSKYSPLTFGIRAMGVLMGQSYAHYAFWPIWSFPITVYALLPSLALLRGIPIFPKVYEPSFFLYMFMFLGAYGQDCVDFILTQGTFQRWWSDQRMWLIRGPSSFVFGTTEYVMKRFGMPTHGFNVTSKVMDDEPSKRYNQGVFEFGVASPMFVPLATAAILNLMAFLGGLVVILKERSFGSFFIQMFIAGFGIMNSLPFYEAMVLRRDIGRMPTKTTFTSTLLVGLLYGIASFVPKI